A segment of the Lycium ferocissimum isolate CSIRO_LF1 chromosome 5, AGI_CSIRO_Lferr_CH_V1, whole genome shotgun sequence genome:
CTCTCTACATGAATGATTGGACCATTTTTGCCAATTCATATTAACAGATCAACTTCTTAAAGAGATATCTCCAAACTACTAGAAGTTGACAGGAAGCATGCTCATAATCAaacaaaatgatgaaattgactgTTTCACTAACCTGAAATTGCTGAGGTACAAACCGGAAGTTGATAAATTGAAAAGGTATCCAGAGTTGCCAATTTGCAAGGACAGACGAGAACCACTCCTTAATTAAAACAAATGTAAATGTGAATCAAAATTCAGGAAGAGTAGTTATTAGTATGCATCGAAGTATGAACGGAAGGCCATATAGAATACCTGTTGAAGCTTTGGAATCACTTGTGATGACCTTCCCTCAAGTGTTACCAGAGAGGATAAGAAAACTCCAACAAAAATTGGAGCAAAAAGGAACTGTACCAAAGCAGCTCAAATTCAATGGTGATATCACTCCAAAGGCAGCAATTACACCAGTAAATATGATATTATCACcaaatgaaaaagaaggaaaacctGATCTATTACAAGGCGCATGAGAGTACCAGAGAGCCCTGGAGTTGTGACCAATTTACTCAAGTAGAGGTACCTAGATATATCAGAGTCAGAAGACAAGGAGCTATTCTATAATGTCATTAGGACCATCTTACCCCAAGGCATTCACCAAACAAACAAGATATGCACCCATATTTGGTAGAGTCATATAATCTTTAGCAAGGCAAGGAGCTAAATGATATTTAAACAATAGTAAATAATCCTACAGAAGTTTTAAAATAGCTCATTAATGAAAAACAGAAATCAGCTTGTGATTGCACATATAATTTAGATTGGTCATGAGAAACAAAATTGAAGACCTAGAACTACCCTCAACAattttccatcataaaatacaGTGATTGGCCTGCAGTAGCATCATTCAATTACATATTCTCAAGAAAATTTTCCCGAATAGTTAACACATATTGTCAAGTAAATTGATAAGATTTGTAGCCAACTTGAATCATGAGATCTACAAACCAATGAGGCTACAAACTTATAGAAGTCTAGAGGAAGCTTTTCATGATGCTTCCAAGGTCGAAGCGGATTTGAAAGAAGACAAGTCTTACAAGGCAAAGGTTACTTCATCTTCCGCATGGAGTAAAGGAAAAGACAAGTGGAAGTCATCATCTACATGGGAAAAGCCCAAGACCGTTACTCAAAACTCCTCAACACAAAGTCGACTATAAGGCCAAGGTATACGACAAAGCAAAAGGAGGTAACAATGCTAAACCTATCTTTCCTCATCCTTCTACCATCCAATGCTTCAAATGCCAAGGTAGAGGACATATTGCAAGTGAGTGAGGAGGTCAATTGTGGCCTCATATGATGGGTACCGTACCGATGAAGAAAAAGAACGTAGAgttgatagtgatgatgagggAGGAAAGAGTGACCATGAGGGAGATTCTGAGGGTGATGATGAAGAGAGGATGGAGGAAAGGGTAGACTTTGCTTGTGCACTGCGACGAGCCATGTGTGCAATTGTGAGGGAAGAGCTCGATCAAAGGGGCAATTTATTTCATGGGGATGCACGATAGGGGATAAAGTATGTTCATTGATTATTGATGGCGAAAGTTGCACCAATACGGTGAGCCGTTCCTTAGTTGAACATATGAAGTTCCCTACAAGGAAGCATCCTAGCCCCTACAAGCTCCAATGGTTCAATGAGTGTGGTGAAGTGAGGGTAACCAAGCAAACCATTATTAAATTTAGCATTGGTAAATATCATGATGAGATGTTGTGTGATGTTGTATGCATTAATTAAGATAATAACATCACCAGCTCCGGAAGAAAGTAGAGATACACAGACCAGAATAACATGTGTACTTTTTACAGGATTTCAAGTAGTAAAAGTACAAGTTGTACAAGCATAGTCGAATagagaagaaataagaaagggCTGTGAATATATTACCAAAAGTGCAAAGTTGGACCCACCAAGACCAGCCCCAAGAAAGTGAACAGAAATGTCCTCTTTACGTCCACGGATGCTACTTGGTCAATCCACAACTGTGACACAAACAGCAACGAGATAAGGTGAAGGGAATAGAAAAATAGCTTGATATCATCGTGAAGacaatttatttgtttatttatttttataagtaagGTTTTATTAACAAACAGTATCAAGACTGTGAAAGTACATAGAAATTAGAAAATGCAGGCTAGATTACATTAGCAACATAAGCAGTCTAGCATGTCATCtaaattcataacaacatttCCATCTTTCCAATAGTTACTGTTTGCAAGAAGGGATACTGAATTGCTGACTCTTTGCACAGTAAGAAGGGAAGTGAAAagaaggaacttgttttccgaATTGATGGAGAGAGAAAGGAAAGGAAGGGTGGATTAGACACcgaataaaattaatataaagaTTATATGATTCATATTGCCTACTGTTTAATGTTTCTCAGGTAAAATAATGCCTACGTCTTCTAGACATTACAAAAATTTCATCAAAGGATGTTTTCCCTTCGCCGCACATTTGTACAGAAGGAACTTGATGTTTTAATTCATGACCCAATCCTGTTGAAGTAATCTATATATTGAACCTGTAGCATCAACAGAGAAAACATGCACGAGCATTGACAAAGGACAACCACAGTATAAAAAAAGAGTGCAGCCTCAACAGTCTCTATTGATTCTTGAAGTTTGAATTTCATTTTACTGAGTTTACCTGACAGATTAGATCTCCACAAAGTGTCAACAATGCAGATGTAACTGCTTTTGTCCATACTGGATACTTCTCAAGAAGAGATAAATACCTGCAGCAAAAGTAACAATTATTCTCGAGCCGCGATGATACAGTTAACATTGTCGATATATGACTTACAAGAAAAATGAAGCTCTatagtattatatatattattccaACTTTTCCCAGATGTATAAATTActccttattttaaaataagttagAGAATATATTATTCTTTATTGTGAGGGTTCAACATAAATTGCTTGGTTTTATGTTTTGCTGGTAGGCTTTTGCTTTATCCGGATTTGAGACCAGCAATGTGAGCAAGTTCATACAGGCGgagattcatatagccgacttCGACTATAATAGAATGGAGTCAGGTATAATATGTGCTGGCACTGATAGCTTTATATGCAATAATCATGCTTTCCTTCAAACTATAAATCGTTTATCACTTTTTCAGTTTTATCTCTCATAAACAAGCAGTAAAATACCCTTCAAACAACCCAGTACATCAAAAATGCTAGTAGTACTTAATACGGTTACAAGCACTTGGCTGACTTGTTTAGTCACAGGGATATATAAACCATAAAAAAAGGttctttttttccatatttactcATTGGCCAAAATTAATTACTGCAGCTAGCcgaaatatacaaaacatatacactgagtatgtataatatatgtatatgatatgtatgtatattggaGCCAGGTATTGGCTAGGGGGTTCAGGTTCACCCGAACCTctttcggcaaaaaattaccgtgtatatacaaggttaaaattactttttttatactatttttatgtacactgggtatgttgttgttgtatactatttttatatatatacaatagatgttgaaccccttgGCTTAGtttactcttttatatttttgaacactcttagtgaaaatcctggctctGCCACTGTTTACGATATGTATACTTAATCTATAAAAACATATACATTAGTTGGGTATTAGTTTTTAGGGCGGTTCAACAAGCCAAGAATGCCGGCAGAAAAGCAACTTAATTGgttccaaatatatataatttttaaaacaagaTTACCAGGCAAGCAATGACCAGTTACTACTTCCACCCtcaccatcaccaccaccactgTTACCACCTCCAGAATCTCCATCATCGGAGTTACCTCCATAACCACCACCACCTCCATCGCCGGAAACTGCTGACGTCATCTGAAAATTATTACCAGAACTGAACCGTCTAGACCCAATATAAGAAAGATACAAACTTTTCAATCCATTATTAGTTGAAGAAGAACtgatagaagaagaagaagaagacagtCCGGGTCGGGTTGTATGAGGTGGGTTTGGTTGAATTCGGGTACGGGTGTGGAGTTGTGAAATGGGTAATGATAAAAGAGAATTGCGGGTGAGAATTGAGGCGTTTGAAGAAGCCATTGTTAAGTGCACTCGAGTGGATAGATAGCTTTTCAGTTTTTTAGTGTAAGGCTTTCAGAAATGTGCGCCTTTTTATGTTGTTGTCGAGGTTTTGAGGGTTTAAGAATATTTTGTGTTTTTACCTTTAAAAtgttttttgttcttttgtttttgtttccgAGAGCTTTTAGTTTCTGACGAATACCTTCCCTCAAGTTCTTAAAACAGCACATACCCACTGCAACTTATCCATTAGAGTGTGATTTCACTAAAATTTCGTATTCTTGACCttttgtttttccctttttggttAAAGTAGACAAACTGCAGAGGTAATTGGCTCGTAATAAAAAACAATTTGATACAATAGTCATATAAATTACAAGTTCGTGACTAAGAAATTTAAAGCCAATTCAATATTAATAGTTTCTAATTTCTCTTAAAATGATTTATTTTGAAGTTTGGTTTACAAAAAAAGACTACATGATCGAATTTATTTTAACTCAATGAAAATTTGTTGTAATTTAAAATAGTTATAAATTTTTAAGAAGATAGTTTGTCGTAGGACTCTAGATGGTTTCATATAAAAATTCTTAgaaatcaatttatttttcattactATTAGTTTTTTATTGTCAATTCATCAGAAATGTGGAGTATGAAAAGCAAGGTTCTTTTTTTTGAGGATCAGAGAGATGAAATAGATTGAGCATCAAAAATACTGAATTTGCCTCAGGAaatcacacaaaaaaaaaatgaaaaaatctcAAGGAAAAGTCTGAAACTAAAATTACTGGCCAGTAGAAAATTTACTAAACAGATAGGGATCTAAATGGGGCAATTTGCGGGATTGGCCTTCGCTGgagttggtctttaatttttgtcctcatTGGTGGTTgccacttttctttcttaagaCTCAAATTCTGCTTTAGGCAGAAATTTTGCCTtgcaaatttatttatttttactgaGCTGAAATTTAAATCCACAACCTCAAGGTATTAGATGAAAgataaaacttaaagaccaccgaTTTGATGGACAAAACTTACAGACCACCCTAAATGataaatgaaggacaatccgcgcaaaaaaaaaaaaatccaaatgaaaaagaaaacaaggcccaataaaatcaactttaatCCTTTTTGACCAATTGACTATGTCCTTTAATCCTTTTTGACCAATTGCCTATGTTAAAACAAAACAccttaaatgaaaaataaaaattccacTTCAACTTGTGTGCTGAAACTGAGAATAAAATGTCGAGACCAGAGCTGCTAGCGCCGCCTGAAATATTCTACAACAACGATGAAGCGCGCAAGTACACGCCATCTTCTCGAATAATCGACATACacgtttcttttttgttataGTTAATAAATAAGACATTCCATGCACAGTGTTGGATAGTTAGCTGACTTTTGTTTGTAACTTTGCAAAGTCTCAACTTACAGAGAGAGCATTGGAGCTTCTGGCTTTGCCAGATGATGGACTCCCAACATTACTTCTTGATATTGGTATCCACTTTTTTACAATGTATTTGTATTGCTGAATTTTGATGGGCTGTGTTTTAAAGATAAAGGGAATGGTTGTTTTGTAAAGTTTGTTTTGTAATTCTATTTTTCTATTGCCAGCAGGAATTCCCTTGTTTGATAGCAGTGCCAGTATACGAATAAGAATTACTGTTTAGTGAATTGTAATGGAACAAGCATTGTTACGCTTCATGTCACATTGTAAAATAGTTCAAAGAAAAGACTGTTATTATAAACCAAATGAACTATATGGAGGAATAAGGAATTAATTGATACCCTCCCAAACGTATGATTGTATAAATGCAAATGACCAAGTGGCTGCCCTTCTTAAGTTGTCGAAAAACACACAGTAGACAAATTGCTCCTTCTATGCGTCCTTTAAGAATTGTCACCCTCGTCACTTCTAACAATTGTCTTATTGAAACAattatgtttctttttcttttcagttgTGGagtttccatatttttttttttgatggcatgggaacccgcagccgctttCGCTCCGGTGTGCGCAGTAAAACCCACCCCGTGCAATAACTCGTAAACCACATAggagaggtaacccgcactaggcaagcccggtgcgacgagctcgacctgCAAGGCAAATCCCTGTCGAAGCGAGGTGGTTTCGAACCTggg
Coding sequences within it:
- the LOC132056365 gene encoding protein sym-1-like, with protein sequence MASSNASILTRNSLLSLPISQLHTRTRIQPNPPHTTRPGLSSSSSSISSSSTNNGLKSLYLSYIGSRRFSSGNNFQMTSAVSGDGGGGGYGGNSDDGDSGGGNSGGGDGEGGSSNWSLLAWYLSLLEKYPVWTKAVTSALLTLCGDLICQLWIDQVASVDVKRTFLFTFLGLVLVGPTLHFWYLYLSKLVTTPGLSGTLMRLVIDQFLFAPIFVGVFLSSLVTLEGRSSQVIPKLQQEWFSSVLANWQLWIPFQFINFRFVPQQFQVLAANFIALVWNVILSYKAHKEVIVK